The Pogona vitticeps strain Pit_001003342236 chromosome 6, PviZW2.1, whole genome shotgun sequence genome contains a region encoding:
- the LOC110091543 gene encoding olfactory receptor 5A1-like has protein sequence MENRTTLTEFIFLGLSNNPQLQILLILIFLTIYATTIFGNSLIIFVVKTELTLHTPMFFFLSHLALIDICYSSTIVPKMLETFVAKKKSISLMGCITQIFFFSHLSCTDIFLLSAMAYDRYVAICDPLHYPVIITKTVCWQLVGGSWLMGFLEAMLNGLPLVGLNFCGHNVIIHYTCELPAVLSLSCSDTSINYKLILASCFLFGFTSFFLILVSYIYIISSILKIQSTKGRIKAFSTCSSHLIVVCLFYLSAFSRYLQPHSKSFTDLDKVSSIQYLILTPMLNPIIYSLKNRELKVILWKRFGMYK, from the coding sequence ATGGAAAATCGAACCACGctgacagaatttatttttttgggACTTTCGAATAATCCACAATTACAGATTCTTCTCATTCTTATATTTTTAACAATATATGCCACAACAATTTTTGGAAACTCTCTGATCATTTTTGTAGTCAAGACTGAATTGACTCTTCACACCCCCATGTTCTTCTTTCTTAGTCACCTTGCCCTCATTGACATCTGCTACTCCTCCACCATTGTACCAAAGATGCTGGAAACATTTGTGGCCAAAAAGAAATCCATTTCCCTGATGGGATGCatcacacagatttttttcttttcccatttatcttGTACTGACATTTTTCTGCTTTCGGCAATGGCATATGACAGATATGTTGCTATATGCGATCCACTCCATTATCCGGTCATTATAACAAAGACAGTGTGCTGGCAACTGGTGGGTGGATCCTGGCTAATGGGCTTCCTGGAAGCAATGCTCAATGGattgcctttagtaggtttgaaCTTCTGTGGACACAATGTAATCATCCACTACACCTGTGAACTTCCTGCAGTTCTGAGTTTGTCATGTAGTGACACTTCCATCAATTATAAGCTGATACTTGcctcttgttttctctttggtTTTACCTCCTTCTTCTTAATACTGGtttcttatatttatattatttcctCCATCCTCAAGATTCAGTCCACAAAAGGCAGGATCAAAGCCTTTTCCACCTGTAGCTCTCACCTtattgttgtttgcttgttttatcttTCAGCTTTTTCTAGATACTTGCAGCCACATTCTAAATCTTTCACAGACCTTGACAAAGTGAGCTCTATCCAGTACTTAATTTTAACTCCTATGTTAAACCCAATCATATATAGTTTgaaaaacagagaattgaaaGTTATTCTGTGGAAAAGGTTTGGAATGTATAAGTAA